Proteins from one Nakamurella multipartita DSM 44233 genomic window:
- the recC gene encoding exodeoxyribonuclease V subunit gamma yields the protein MGLHVHRAQRADALAAALGDLLAEPPADPFGVDVVAVPTRGVERWLTQRLAHRLGTRDGRSDGICAAVRFPSPTTLVDELAGDRADDPWTPDAAVWPLLAAIEASVHEPWCALLAEHLGYRGDDAQAEHRRGRRYAVARRIAGLFDGYAEHRPEMVAAWSQGGDDDGWGEPVPADLSWQPRLWRRLRDRIDAPDPVATFAQVAARLAADPGAVDLPERVSLFGATALPHRQVLLLSALAHHRDVHLWLPHPSPVLWDRVGELRPPVPGRIRRRDDPTAGAATHPLLASMGRDVRELRTVLAGRIDRDTWHRADDPPATLLGRLQRDLSDNRRPGPGMADKPVVDATDDSVRVHAAHGPGRQVDVLRDVVIGLLADDPTLHPADILIMCPDIEAFAPLLQGAFGLADSVPDGHPAHQLQVRLADRALRQTNPLLATLDRLLDLAGSRVTASDVLDFAAFAPVRHRFGFDDDELSTLADWVAAAGARWGLDAEHRRRYGLAEYGQNTWRAALDRILLGVCMSDEPGNRLETALPLDEIGSADVDLAGRLAELIDRLATVVDTLSSRHSVQRWCAELLAGVQSLTSVPARAAWQVAEFRAEVAAVQRHAAAAGSTGLELGLADVRALLAGALAGRPTRANFRTGTLTVCTMMPMRSVPHRVICLLGLDDGVFPRGAREDGDDLLIREPACGERDLRSQDRQLMLDAIVAATEKLVITYSGADERTGAQRPPAVPVGELLDALDDTATTATGGAVRDLVLVRHPLQPFDARTLTAGALGRVGPFTFDPVALGGARALAGPRRPAGRLVPAPLPAPDRPPADVELAEVIEVLTHPAKGFLRRRLDVAVPFEQDDPPDDLPVDLDALQEWGVGDRILRDRLAGVPEQECRQAEWRRGVLPPAALGGRALERVLRDVRPLVDRTATLRAAPRHTVEVSVPLPDGRRLRGTVGGVHGIGLVTVSYSKLAPRARLQSWLAFLALTASDPALAWTAAAVGRAERGRPQCATLAALPGERARELLIDLVGLYEEGLRAPLPLPLKTGEKYADARRRGMDHDKAQDQAAATWTGGKYPGERQDAANMRVWGRDAPFSVLTGSGTDPDTGIDTGTDPGIDADTGTDRGTATGRFALLAGRLWRPLQQHEERGAL from the coding sequence GTGGGCCTGCACGTGCACCGCGCCCAGCGCGCCGATGCCCTGGCCGCCGCGCTGGGTGACCTGCTGGCCGAGCCGCCGGCCGACCCGTTCGGCGTGGACGTGGTCGCCGTGCCGACCCGAGGCGTGGAACGGTGGCTCACCCAGCGGCTCGCGCACCGGCTCGGCACCCGCGACGGCCGGTCCGACGGCATCTGCGCCGCCGTCCGGTTCCCCAGTCCCACCACGCTGGTCGATGAGCTCGCCGGCGACCGGGCCGACGATCCCTGGACGCCGGACGCCGCGGTCTGGCCGCTGCTGGCCGCCATCGAGGCATCCGTGCACGAACCCTGGTGCGCGCTGCTGGCCGAGCACCTGGGCTACCGGGGCGACGATGCCCAGGCCGAGCATCGCCGGGGCCGCCGGTATGCGGTCGCCCGCCGGATCGCCGGCCTGTTCGACGGGTACGCCGAACACCGGCCGGAGATGGTGGCCGCCTGGTCGCAGGGCGGGGACGACGACGGCTGGGGCGAGCCGGTGCCGGCGGACCTGAGCTGGCAGCCGCGGCTGTGGCGGCGGCTGCGCGACCGCATCGACGCCCCCGACCCGGTGGCCACGTTCGCGCAGGTAGCGGCGCGGCTGGCGGCCGATCCCGGGGCGGTGGACCTGCCCGAACGGGTCAGCCTGTTCGGCGCGACCGCCCTGCCGCACCGGCAGGTCCTGCTGCTGTCCGCACTGGCTCACCACCGGGACGTGCACCTGTGGTTGCCGCATCCCTCGCCGGTGCTGTGGGACCGGGTCGGTGAGCTGCGCCCGCCCGTCCCGGGCCGGATCCGGCGCCGCGACGACCCGACGGCCGGCGCCGCCACGCACCCGCTGCTGGCCTCGATGGGCCGCGACGTGCGGGAACTGCGCACCGTGCTGGCCGGCCGGATCGACCGGGACACCTGGCATCGGGCCGACGATCCACCGGCCACCCTGCTGGGCCGGTTGCAGCGCGACCTGAGCGACAACCGCCGCCCGGGACCGGGCATGGCCGACAAGCCGGTGGTCGATGCCACCGACGACAGCGTCCGGGTGCACGCGGCCCACGGCCCGGGCCGTCAGGTCGACGTGCTGCGCGACGTGGTGATCGGCCTGCTGGCCGACGATCCCACCCTGCACCCGGCCGACATCCTGATCATGTGCCCGGACATCGAGGCGTTCGCGCCGCTGCTGCAGGGTGCGTTCGGGCTGGCCGACTCGGTGCCGGATGGCCATCCGGCCCATCAGCTGCAGGTTCGGTTGGCCGACCGGGCGCTGCGCCAGACGAATCCGCTGCTGGCCACCCTGGACCGGCTGTTGGACCTGGCCGGCAGCCGGGTCACCGCCTCCGACGTGCTGGACTTCGCCGCGTTCGCGCCGGTCCGGCACCGGTTCGGCTTCGACGACGACGAACTGAGCACGCTGGCCGACTGGGTCGCCGCGGCTGGCGCCCGGTGGGGGCTGGACGCCGAGCACCGCCGCCGGTACGGCCTGGCCGAGTACGGACAGAACACCTGGCGGGCGGCGCTGGACCGGATCCTGCTCGGCGTGTGCATGTCCGACGAGCCCGGCAACCGGCTCGAGACCGCGCTGCCACTGGACGAGATCGGCAGCGCCGACGTCGATCTCGCCGGCCGGTTGGCCGAGTTGATCGACCGGCTGGCCACCGTGGTGGACACCCTGAGCAGCCGGCACAGCGTGCAGCGGTGGTGCGCCGAGCTGCTGGCCGGAGTGCAGAGCCTGACCTCGGTGCCGGCGCGGGCGGCGTGGCAGGTGGCCGAGTTCCGGGCCGAGGTGGCCGCCGTGCAGCGGCACGCGGCCGCGGCCGGATCGACCGGTCTCGAGCTCGGGCTGGCCGACGTCCGGGCGCTGCTGGCCGGCGCCCTGGCCGGCCGGCCCACTCGGGCCAACTTCCGGACCGGCACGCTGACCGTGTGCACCATGATGCCGATGCGGTCGGTGCCGCACCGGGTGATCTGCCTGCTCGGGCTGGACGACGGGGTCTTCCCGCGGGGCGCCCGGGAGGACGGCGACGACTTGCTCATCCGAGAACCTGCCTGCGGGGAAAGGGATCTGCGTTCCCAGGACCGCCAGCTGATGCTGGACGCGATCGTCGCGGCGACCGAGAAGCTGGTCATCACCTACTCCGGCGCGGACGAGCGCACCGGCGCCCAGCGTCCGCCCGCGGTGCCGGTGGGCGAGCTGCTCGACGCGTTGGACGACACGGCGACGACCGCCACCGGCGGCGCCGTGCGGGACCTGGTGCTGGTGCGCCACCCGTTGCAGCCGTTCGACGCGCGGACACTCACGGCGGGCGCGCTCGGGCGGGTGGGCCCGTTCACCTTTGACCCGGTCGCCCTCGGCGGGGCTCGGGCGCTGGCGGGTCCGCGCCGGCCGGCCGGCCGGCTGGTCCCCGCGCCGCTGCCGGCCCCCGACCGGCCGCCGGCCGACGTGGAACTGGCCGAGGTGATCGAGGTGCTGACTCACCCGGCCAAGGGGTTCCTGCGGCGCCGGCTCGACGTCGCGGTGCCGTTCGAGCAGGACGATCCGCCCGACGACCTGCCGGTCGATCTGGATGCGTTGCAGGAGTGGGGGGTCGGTGACCGGATCCTGCGCGACCGGCTGGCCGGGGTGCCCGAGCAGGAGTGCCGGCAGGCCGAGTGGCGCCGCGGGGTACTGCCGCCGGCCGCGCTGGGCGGCCGGGCGTTGGAGCGGGTGCTGCGGGACGTGCGGCCGCTGGTGGACCGGACGGCGACCCTGCGGGCGGCGCCCCGGCACACGGTCGAGGTCTCGGTGCCGCTGCCCGACGGGCGTCGGCTGCGCGGCACCGTCGGCGGGGTGCACGGCATCGGGCTGGTCACCGTCTCCTACAGCAAGCTCGCCCCCCGGGCCCGGCTCCAATCCTGGCTGGCCTTTCTCGCGCTGACCGCGTCCGACCCCGCCCTCGCCTGGACTGCGGCGGCCGTCGGTCGGGCCGAGCGTGGCCGCCCGCAGTGCGCCACCCTGGCCGCGCTGCCGGGCGAGCGGGCCCGCGAACTGCTGATCGATCTGGTCGGCCTGTACGAGGAGGGCCTGCGCGCGCCGTTGCCGCTGCCGCTCAAGACCGGTGAGAAGTACGCCGACGCGCGCCGCCGCGGGATGGACCACGACAAGGCGCAGGACCAGGCCGCCGCCACCTGGACCGGCGGCAAGTACCCGGGCGAGCGGCAGGACGCGGCCAACATGCGGGTCTGGGGCCGTGACGCCCCGTTCAGCGTGCTGACCGGATCCGGAACGGACCCCGACACCGGCATCGACACCGGCACCGACCCCGGCATCGACGCCGACACCGGCACCGATCGCGGGACGGCGACCGGACGGTTCGCCCTGCTCGCGGGCCGGTTGTGGCGCCCGCTGCAGCAGCACGAGGAACGGGGCGCGCTGTGA
- a CDS encoding UvrD-helicase domain-containing protein, producing the protein MTSEQPDPIPSFDACGPLPRGTTLLEASAGTGKTHAIGDLVTRYIAEGVARPDQLLVITFGRAASQELRERVRDHLVRAERALADPAAARAGADPVHALLAGGPGAHDVDEAQVGRRRDRLRAALAGYDASTILTTHQFCQFVLTGLGVAGDADPDVELVDTLDDLIVQVVDDLYIAAFARRDLPPVFDRDTALALARRVVDDPQALLAPPDPDPISPANWRIKFGQRVRREVEERKRQRRILGYDDLLGRLATALAPADAPARERMRRRWSFVLVDEFQDTDPVQWQILDRAFSGHATMVLIGDPKQSIYAFRGGDVPTYLAAAHTAGPARATLDRNWRTDPPLVTALQVLLHELTLGSPEIVVRPVVSALPGPRLHGAPSAAPLRLRVLRRDQVNCGAGELIPIDRARELIARDLAADLAELLGAGATFDHKPLQAGHVAVIVGTHKQARTVQTALIRVGIPAVVAGSSSVFQTEAADQWVTLLEALEQPHRAARVRAAALTAFVGWSAADLAARGEEATDELSVLISGWAGVLATRGVAALLEVVGVETGLPARVLGRVGGERLLTDLRHVGQLLQTAAVQDSLGVAALAEWLRRRRADDRLDVTADRVRRLETDAAACQVVTLHASKGLQYPVVYLPFAFDRWYNDEPDVLLLHQDGHRVLDIGGPDTPGRGRRRDQALAEEAGEALRHLYVGLTRAQSQVVTWWAPTKNTRTSGLHRVLFGDRDFDGGVPDSVKVPSDEAARTRLDGWQQRGALVLEQVGVSAARPPAADAPRPDELAVAVLHRDLELQRWRRVSYSSLSAAGSSGLLIGADAGPVAGDLGVGSEPEHPELADEDGALAAPAGAPDPVADPMAALRATLSPMADLPVGATFGTLVHAVFETTDPRAADLPAQVRARCAEQVARVGFPLDPDTLAAALVPVLRTSLGPLAGGLTLADLGTRDRLTELEFELPLAGGDRAAGPVPDLVLGDLAPVIRRHLPAADPLAGYADRLAAPSFAELPLRGYLTGSLDAVLRLPGPRYLVADYKTNWLGDFDSGAPLSLWDYRPAAMDAAMAGSDYPLQAMLYTVALHRFLRWRQPGYHPGRHIAGVLYLFVRGMAGPDTPEIDGRPCGVFGWAPPVELITAVSDLLDGTAS; encoded by the coding sequence GTGACGAGCGAGCAGCCGGACCCGATCCCGTCGTTCGACGCCTGTGGCCCGCTGCCCAGGGGGACCACCCTGCTGGAGGCCAGCGCCGGGACCGGCAAGACCCACGCCATCGGCGACCTGGTCACCCGGTACATCGCCGAAGGGGTGGCCCGGCCGGACCAGCTGCTGGTGATCACCTTCGGCCGCGCGGCCAGCCAGGAGTTGCGCGAGCGGGTCCGGGACCACCTGGTGCGGGCCGAGCGGGCGCTGGCCGATCCGGCCGCCGCTCGCGCCGGCGCGGACCCGGTGCACGCGCTGCTGGCCGGTGGCCCCGGCGCGCACGACGTCGACGAGGCGCAGGTCGGCCGGCGGCGGGACCGGCTCCGCGCCGCGCTGGCCGGCTACGACGCGTCCACCATCCTGACCACCCATCAGTTCTGCCAGTTCGTGCTCACTGGCCTGGGCGTGGCCGGCGACGCCGACCCGGACGTCGAACTGGTCGATACCCTGGACGACCTGATCGTCCAGGTCGTCGACGACCTCTACATCGCCGCGTTCGCCCGGCGCGACCTGCCGCCGGTGTTCGACCGGGACACCGCGCTGGCCCTGGCCCGGCGGGTCGTCGACGACCCGCAGGCCCTGTTGGCGCCGCCGGATCCGGATCCGATCAGCCCGGCGAACTGGCGGATCAAGTTCGGGCAGCGGGTCCGCCGGGAGGTCGAGGAACGCAAGCGGCAGCGCCGCATCCTGGGCTACGACGACCTGCTGGGTCGGTTGGCCACCGCGCTGGCGCCCGCGGACGCGCCGGCCCGGGAGCGGATGCGCCGCCGCTGGTCATTCGTGCTGGTCGACGAGTTCCAGGACACCGATCCGGTGCAGTGGCAGATCCTGGACCGGGCGTTCTCCGGGCACGCGACGATGGTGTTGATCGGCGATCCCAAGCAGTCGATCTACGCCTTCCGCGGCGGTGACGTGCCCACCTACCTGGCCGCCGCGCACACCGCCGGGCCGGCCCGGGCCACCCTGGACCGCAACTGGCGGACCGACCCGCCGTTGGTCACCGCGCTGCAGGTGCTGCTGCACGAGCTGACCCTGGGCAGCCCGGAGATCGTGGTGCGGCCGGTCGTCTCCGCGTTGCCCGGCCCCCGGCTGCACGGCGCGCCCAGCGCCGCCCCGCTGCGGCTGCGGGTGCTGCGCCGCGACCAGGTGAACTGTGGGGCCGGCGAGCTGATCCCGATCGACCGGGCCCGCGAGCTGATCGCCCGCGACCTGGCCGCCGACCTGGCCGAACTGCTCGGCGCCGGCGCCACCTTTGACCACAAGCCCTTGCAGGCCGGGCATGTCGCGGTGATCGTGGGCACGCACAAGCAGGCCCGCACCGTGCAGACAGCGCTGATCCGGGTCGGTATCCCGGCCGTGGTGGCCGGCAGTTCCAGCGTCTTTCAGACCGAGGCCGCCGATCAGTGGGTCACCCTGCTGGAGGCGTTGGAACAGCCGCACCGGGCCGCCCGGGTCCGGGCCGCCGCGCTCACCGCGTTCGTCGGCTGGTCGGCGGCGGACCTGGCCGCTCGCGGGGAGGAAGCGACCGACGAGCTCAGCGTGCTGATCAGCGGGTGGGCCGGAGTGCTGGCCACCCGCGGGGTCGCGGCCCTGCTGGAGGTCGTCGGCGTCGAGACCGGACTGCCGGCCCGGGTGCTGGGGCGGGTCGGCGGCGAGCGCCTGCTGACCGACCTGCGGCACGTCGGGCAGCTGCTGCAGACCGCGGCGGTCCAGGACAGCCTCGGGGTGGCCGCCCTGGCCGAATGGCTGCGCCGTCGCCGCGCGGACGACCGGTTGGATGTCACCGCCGACCGGGTGCGCCGCCTGGAGACCGACGCCGCCGCCTGCCAGGTGGTCACCCTGCACGCCAGCAAGGGCCTGCAGTACCCGGTGGTCTACCTGCCGTTCGCGTTCGACCGCTGGTACAACGACGAGCCGGACGTGCTGCTGCTGCATCAGGACGGTCACCGCGTGCTCGACATCGGCGGCCCGGACACCCCCGGCCGCGGCCGGCGCCGGGACCAGGCCCTGGCCGAGGAGGCCGGGGAGGCGCTGCGCCACCTGTACGTCGGGCTGACCCGGGCCCAGTCCCAGGTCGTCACCTGGTGGGCGCCGACGAAGAACACCCGAACCTCGGGGCTGCATCGGGTGCTGTTCGGCGACCGGGATTTCGACGGTGGCGTGCCCGACAGCGTCAAGGTGCCCAGCGACGAGGCGGCCCGTACCCGCCTGGACGGCTGGCAGCAGCGCGGAGCGTTGGTGCTCGAGCAGGTCGGAGTCAGCGCCGCCCGACCACCGGCGGCGGACGCGCCCCGGCCGGACGAGCTGGCCGTGGCCGTGCTGCACCGCGATCTGGAGCTGCAGCGGTGGCGCCGCGTCTCCTACAGCTCGCTGTCGGCCGCGGGCTCGTCCGGCCTGTTGATCGGGGCGGACGCCGGGCCGGTGGCCGGTGACCTCGGGGTGGGCAGCGAACCGGAACACCCCGAACTGGCCGACGAGGACGGCGCGCTCGCCGCGCCGGCCGGCGCACCGGACCCCGTAGCGGACCCCATGGCGGCCCTGCGCGCCACCCTCTCGCCGATGGCCGACCTGCCGGTGGGGGCGACCTTCGGCACCCTGGTGCACGCCGTGTTCGAGACCACCGACCCCCGCGCCGCCGACCTGCCTGCCCAGGTGCGGGCCCGCTGCGCCGAGCAGGTCGCCCGGGTCGGCTTCCCTCTCGACCCGGACACGCTGGCCGCCGCCCTGGTGCCGGTGCTGCGCACCTCCCTCGGCCCGCTGGCCGGCGGCCTGACCCTGGCCGACCTGGGCACCCGGGACCGGCTGACCGAGCTGGAGTTCGAGCTGCCGCTGGCCGGCGGCGACCGCGCGGCCGGCCCGGTGCCGGACCTGGTGCTGGGCGATCTTGCCCCGGTGATCCGTCGCCATCTGCCGGCCGCCGACCCGCTGGCCGGGTACGCCGACCGGTTGGCCGCGCCGTCGTTCGCCGAGCTGCCGCTGCGCGGGTACCTGACCGGCAGCCTGGACGCGGTGTTGCGGCTGCCCGGCCCGCGGTACCTGGTCGCGGACTACAAGACCAACTGGCTGGGCGATTTCGACTCCGGCGCGCCCTTGTCCCTGTGGGACTACCGGCCGGCGGCGATGGACGCGGCCATGGCCGGGTCGGACTACCCGTTGCAGGCCATGCTCTACACCGTTGCCCTGCATCGGTTCCTGCGCTGGCGCCAGCCCGGCTATCACCCGGGCCGCCACATCGCCGGCGTGCTCTACCTTTTCGTGCGAGGGATGGCCGGCCCGGACACGCCGGAGATCGACGGTCGACCGTGCGGGGTGTTCGGCTGGGCGCCGCCGGTCGAGCTGATCACCGCGGTCTCGGACCTGCTGGACGGGACCGCGTCATGA
- a CDS encoding ABC transporter ATP-binding protein gives MSPTDAPAVQVGELGFAVGGAQILTEIDLTIARGELLAIIGPNGAGKSTLVNMISGVARPTAGQIRLDGRDVTGLSVRHRARAGMGRTFQTSSLFNGLTTVQNVCFAVQSAAPGALNPFRRASSRSVIDQAMQLLERVGMAARSAWPTAALSHGDKRKLELAVAMARRPSVLLLDEPMAGVAMEDVPSLVQLIADLNRDGVTVCMVEHHMHVVLGLADRIAVLHHGRLLAVGTPAEVTANPEVRRAYLGDAL, from the coding sequence GTGAGCCCGACCGACGCGCCGGCCGTCCAGGTCGGCGAGCTCGGCTTCGCCGTCGGCGGCGCCCAGATCCTGACCGAGATCGACCTGACGATTGCCCGCGGCGAGCTGCTGGCCATCATCGGACCCAACGGAGCCGGCAAATCCACGCTGGTGAACATGATCTCCGGGGTGGCCCGGCCCACCGCCGGGCAGATCCGGCTCGATGGACGGGATGTCACCGGCCTGTCGGTGCGGCACCGGGCCCGGGCCGGCATGGGCCGGACGTTCCAGACGTCCTCGCTGTTCAACGGGCTGACCACGGTGCAGAACGTCTGTTTCGCGGTCCAATCGGCCGCGCCCGGGGCGCTGAACCCGTTCCGGCGGGCCAGCTCCCGGTCGGTGATCGACCAGGCCATGCAGCTGCTGGAGCGGGTCGGTATGGCCGCCCGCAGCGCCTGGCCGACCGCCGCCCTCTCGCACGGCGACAAGCGCAAGCTGGAGCTGGCCGTGGCCATGGCCCGGCGGCCGAGCGTGCTGCTGCTGGACGAGCCGATGGCCGGCGTGGCCATGGAGGACGTGCCGTCGTTGGTGCAGTTGATCGCCGATCTCAACCGGGACGGGGTCACCGTGTGCATGGTGGAGCACCACATGCACGTGGTGCTGGGCCTGGCCGATCGGATCGCGGTGCTGCACCACGGCCGGTTGCTCGCCGTCGGCACGCCCGCCGAGGTGACCGCGAACCCCGAGGTACGCCGGGCCTACCTGGGAGATGCCCTGTGA
- a CDS encoding substrate-binding domain-containing protein, producing MSRRRLTGRIAAGTLATGLLLAACGSPGSSSSSPTTAASAASAAGGGSAGASAQAATGEPIKVGVVTSLSGPLQSYGQMYLDAFNVCLDHATNGTGAVNGRPIAVATADDAGDPAKATTAATDYIGQGYQILAGSASSGVALQVAPLAQENQVLFISGPAATDAITGVNKYTFRSGRQTYQDIATAASFVGDLQGKKVTIFAQDSAFGQANVAAASAVFGAEGATVTPLLVPATATDLVPFAKQAADADPDLLFVAWAGTNATQMWEAMGQQGAFDGTTVVTGLDIKPTHTVFAPVADKLSLLAHYFDGATDNEVEQALVAGLTAEGKTQDLFSPDGCNAALMVVRAAQESPDDVDGMITALEGWEFEGPKGTTTIRAEDHAMLQPMFQTKLADVNGTLTPELVKELAPADTAPAATPFK from the coding sequence ATGAGTCGCCGACGATTGACCGGCCGGATCGCAGCCGGCACCCTGGCCACCGGCCTGCTGCTGGCCGCGTGTGGCAGCCCCGGTTCGTCGTCCTCGTCGCCGACCACGGCGGCCAGTGCCGCCAGTGCGGCCGGCGGCGGTTCGGCCGGCGCCTCCGCGCAGGCGGCCACCGGTGAACCGATCAAGGTCGGCGTCGTCACCTCGCTGTCGGGGCCGCTGCAGTCCTACGGGCAGATGTACCTGGACGCCTTCAACGTGTGCCTGGACCACGCCACCAACGGCACCGGCGCGGTGAACGGCCGGCCGATCGCGGTGGCCACCGCCGATGACGCCGGCGATCCGGCCAAGGCAACCACCGCGGCCACCGACTACATCGGCCAGGGCTACCAGATCCTGGCCGGGTCCGCCTCGTCCGGGGTCGCCCTGCAGGTCGCCCCGCTGGCCCAGGAGAACCAGGTGCTGTTCATCTCCGGGCCGGCCGCCACCGACGCCATCACCGGGGTCAACAAGTACACGTTCCGCTCGGGACGCCAGACGTACCAGGACATTGCGACCGCGGCGTCCTTCGTGGGCGATCTGCAGGGCAAGAAGGTGACGATCTTCGCCCAGGACAGCGCGTTCGGCCAGGCCAACGTGGCCGCGGCCTCGGCCGTCTTCGGCGCCGAGGGGGCCACCGTCACCCCGCTGCTGGTGCCGGCGACCGCGACCGACCTGGTGCCGTTCGCCAAGCAGGCCGCCGACGCCGACCCGGATCTGCTGTTCGTGGCCTGGGCCGGCACCAACGCCACCCAGATGTGGGAGGCGATGGGCCAGCAGGGCGCGTTCGACGGCACCACCGTGGTCACCGGTCTGGACATCAAGCCCACCCACACCGTTTTCGCTCCGGTCGCGGACAAGCTCTCGCTGCTGGCCCACTACTTCGACGGCGCCACCGACAACGAGGTGGAGCAGGCGCTGGTCGCCGGGCTGACCGCGGAAGGCAAGACGCAGGATCTGTTCTCGCCGGACGGCTGCAACGCGGCGTTGATGGTGGTGCGGGCGGCGCAGGAGTCGCCGGACGACGTGGACGGCATGATCACGGCGCTGGAGGGCTGGGAGTTCGAGGGTCCCAAGGGCACCACCACGATCCGGGCCGAGGATCACGCGATGCTGCAGCCAATGTTCCAGACCAAGCTGGCCGATGTGAACGGCACGCTGACCCCCGAACTGGTCAAGGAGCTGGCACCGGCGGACACCGCCCCGGCCGCGACGCCCTTCAAGTGA
- the recD gene encoding exodeoxyribonuclease V subunit alpha gives MSTFTESFERPQDPYDRRLALGASGLLRAANVADVLSAADVHVATRIAQLAGEPDDRVRLAVAMAVRGIRSGSVCIDLAQARATLLLADPGGDWPVLPDWRDAVRASLLVGAGRPLQWEFDLLYLDRYRTQEQQVRDDLRDRRAQPPPVVDRVALADGLDRLFAGGDPGQRHAAELAATGWTTVIGGGPGTGKTTTVARVLALLMGQPGARPRVAMAAPTGKAAARLQAAVQAQAVALSPADRHDLPTLTASTLHRLLGWLPGRSQRFRHDRDNRLPFDVVVVDETSMVSLTMMARLLEAVRPDARLILVGDPDQLASVEAGAVLADLVAGLTAVPAAPPATGSATGSATESAAGSAAGPGAVPPGPPAIAPARADAVALLDRTWRFGGDIAELAAAVRAGDADAALAVLARPGADVALIAPEDTAGAGAAVDAAVRPDVVGTAAAVRAAADAGEAQEALRRLDGHRVLCAHRSGPRGVTQWTYRIENWLAAEDLLPPHRLWYPGRPVLVTANDYTLRLFNGDVGVAVLTGGQLRVSFSQHGRIVDYAPGRLADVQTVHAMTVHRSQGSQFDRVTVVLPEADSPLCTRELLYTALTRAQTRVRLIGTEAEVRAAVARPAARASGLRLRMAGG, from the coding sequence ATGAGCACGTTCACCGAGTCCTTCGAGCGACCGCAGGACCCCTACGATCGGCGGCTGGCCCTGGGCGCCAGCGGACTGCTGCGGGCGGCCAACGTGGCCGACGTCCTCAGCGCCGCCGACGTGCACGTGGCCACCCGGATCGCGCAGCTGGCCGGCGAGCCCGACGACCGGGTGCGGCTGGCCGTCGCGATGGCGGTGCGCGGGATCCGCAGCGGCTCGGTCTGCATCGACCTGGCGCAGGCCCGGGCCACGCTGCTGCTGGCCGATCCCGGCGGGGACTGGCCGGTCCTGCCGGACTGGCGGGACGCGGTCCGGGCCAGCCTGCTGGTCGGCGCCGGCCGGCCGCTGCAGTGGGAGTTCGACCTGCTCTACCTGGACCGGTACCGGACGCAGGAGCAGCAGGTCCGCGACGACCTGCGCGACCGGCGGGCGCAGCCACCGCCGGTGGTGGACCGGGTCGCGCTGGCGGACGGGTTGGACCGGCTGTTCGCCGGCGGTGATCCGGGGCAGCGGCACGCCGCCGAGCTGGCCGCGACCGGCTGGACCACGGTGATCGGCGGCGGGCCGGGCACCGGCAAGACCACCACCGTGGCCCGGGTGCTGGCCCTGCTGATGGGGCAGCCGGGGGCGCGGCCGCGGGTCGCCATGGCCGCACCGACCGGCAAGGCCGCCGCCCGGCTGCAGGCGGCGGTGCAGGCCCAGGCCGTGGCGCTGAGCCCGGCCGACCGGCACGACCTGCCGACCCTGACCGCCTCCACGCTGCACCGGCTGCTCGGTTGGCTGCCCGGCCGCAGCCAGCGGTTCCGGCACGACCGGGACAACCGGCTGCCGTTCGACGTGGTGGTGGTCGACGAGACCTCGATGGTCTCGCTGACGATGATGGCCCGGCTGCTCGAGGCCGTGCGGCCGGACGCCCGGCTCATCCTGGTCGGCGACCCGGACCAGCTCGCCTCGGTGGAGGCCGGCGCGGTGCTGGCCGACCTGGTCGCCGGGCTGACCGCGGTCCCGGCCGCACCTCCGGCCACAGGGTCGGCGACGGGGTCGGCCACAGAGTCGGCAGCGGGGTCGGCCGCAGGGCCGGGCGCGGTCCCACCCGGCCCGCCGGCCATCGCGCCGGCCCGGGCCGACGCGGTGGCCCTGCTGGACCGGACCTGGCGCTTCGGCGGTGACATCGCCGAGCTGGCCGCCGCCGTCCGCGCCGGTGACGCCGACGCCGCGCTGGCCGTGCTGGCCCGCCCGGGCGCCGACGTGGCCCTGATCGCGCCGGAGGACACCGCCGGGGCGGGCGCGGCGGTGGACGCCGCCGTCCGACCCGACGTCGTCGGCACCGCCGCGGCCGTGCGGGCGGCCGCGGATGCCGGCGAGGCGCAGGAGGCGCTGCGCCGGCTGGACGGCCACCGGGTGCTGTGCGCCCACCGCAGCGGGCCGCGCGGGGTGACGCAATGGACCTATCGCATCGAGAATTGGCTGGCGGCCGAGGATCTGCTGCCGCCGCATCGGTTGTGGTACCCGGGCCGGCCGGTGCTGGTCACCGCCAACGACTACACGCTGCGGCTGTTCAACGGCGATGTCGGGGTGGCCGTGCTGACCGGGGGCCAGCTGCGGGTCTCCTTCAGCCAGCACGGCCGCATCGTGGACTACGCGCCGGGCCGGCTGGCCGACGTGCAGACCGTGCACGCGATGACCGTGCACCGCAGCCAGGGCAGCCAGTTCGACCGGGTGACCGTCGTGCTGCCGGAGGCGGATTCGCCGCTGTGCACCCGAGAGTTGTTGTACACGGCGCTCACCCGGGCGCAGACCCGGGTGCGGTTGATCGGCACCGAGGCCGAGGTACGGGCCGCCGTCGCCCGTCCGGCCGCCCGGGCCAGCGGGCTGCGGCTGCGGATGGCCGGCGGCTGA